A portion of the Citrobacter rodentium NBRC 105723 = DSM 16636 genome contains these proteins:
- a CDS encoding anion transporter, translating into MSLPFFRALKRDRFFHLLLIVGAGLSLFVPFRPQSWPAAIDWHTIITLSGLMLLTKGVELSGYFDVLGRKMVRRFASERRLAMFMVLAAALLSTFLTNDVALFIVVPLTITLKKLCAIPVNRLIIFEALAVNAGSLLTPIGNPQNILLWGRSGLSFAAFIAQMAPLAAAMMLTLLIMCWLCFPAKPLVYHTGTRAPQWQPRLVWSCLGLYIVFLTALELKQELAGLAIVTLGFLLLARRVVLNVDWTLLLVFMAMFIDVHLLIQLPALQGALNQVGGLTQPELWLTAIGLSQFISNVPGTILLLNYVPPTMLLAWAVNVGGFGLLPGSLANLIALRMANDRRIWWRFHLYSLPMLIWVGVVGYGLLRVL; encoded by the coding sequence ATGAGCCTGCCTTTCTTTCGGGCGCTGAAACGCGACCGTTTTTTCCATCTGTTGCTCATTGTGGGCGCGGGATTAAGCCTGTTCGTTCCGTTCCGGCCGCAGAGCTGGCCCGCGGCGATTGACTGGCATACGATCATTACCCTGAGCGGCCTGATGTTGCTCACCAAAGGCGTGGAGCTGAGCGGTTATTTCGACGTGCTGGGGCGCAAAATGGTCCGCCGTTTTGCCAGCGAGCGCCGTCTGGCGATGTTTATGGTGCTGGCGGCGGCGCTGCTTTCCACCTTCCTGACCAATGACGTTGCGCTGTTTATCGTGGTTCCGCTCACCATCACTCTGAAGAAGCTGTGCGCCATTCCGGTCAACCGGCTGATTATCTTTGAGGCGCTGGCGGTTAACGCCGGTTCGCTGCTGACGCCCATCGGCAACCCGCAAAATATACTGCTGTGGGGGCGATCGGGGCTCTCCTTTGCGGCGTTTATCGCGCAGATGGCCCCGCTTGCCGCCGCCATGATGCTGACGCTGCTGATAATGTGCTGGCTGTGTTTCCCCGCTAAGCCGCTCGTCTATCATACCGGAACGCGCGCCCCGCAGTGGCAGCCGCGGCTGGTGTGGAGCTGCCTGGGGCTGTATATCGTCTTTCTGACGGCGCTGGAGCTGAAACAGGAGCTTGCCGGTCTGGCGATCGTGACGCTGGGCTTCCTGCTACTGGCGCGTCGCGTGGTGCTGAACGTGGACTGGACGCTGTTGCTGGTGTTTATGGCGATGTTTATCGACGTCCATTTGCTGATCCAGCTTCCGGCGTTGCAGGGCGCGTTAAATCAGGTTGGCGGGCTTACGCAACCGGAGCTGTGGCTGACGGCGATCGGCCTGTCGCAATTTATCAGCAACGTGCCTGGCACCATTTTACTGCTGAATTACGTTCCGCCGACCATGCTGCTGGCCTGGGCGGTCAACGTCGGCGGCTTTGGGTTGCTGCCCGGTTCACTGGCGAATCTGATTGCTCTGCGAATGGCGAACGATCGACGCATCTGGTGGCGCTTTCACCTTTATTCGCTGCCGATGCTGATATGGGTGGGGGTGGTAGGGTACGGACTGCTGCGGGTGCTGTGA
- the mntR gene encoding manganese-binding transcriptional regulator MntR — MSRRAGTPTTKKVTQLVNVEEHVEGFRQVREAHRRELIDDYVELISDLIREVGEARQVDMAARLGVSQPTVAKMLKRLASVGLIEMIPWRGVFLTPEGEKLAQESRERHQIVENFLLVLGVSAEIARRDAEGMEHHVSQETLDAFRAFTQQHGTLSE, encoded by the coding sequence ATGAGTCGTCGCGCAGGTACGCCAACAACAAAAAAAGTGACGCAGTTAGTGAACGTTGAGGAACATGTCGAAGGGTTTCGTCAGGTCAGGGAGGCACACCGCCGCGAACTGATCGACGATTATGTGGAGTTAATTTCCGATTTAATTCGGGAGGTCGGCGAAGCGCGCCAGGTGGATATGGCGGCGCGTCTGGGCGTGTCCCAGCCCACGGTGGCGAAGATGCTTAAGCGGCTGGCCTCGGTGGGGCTAATCGAAATGATCCCCTGGCGCGGCGTCTTTTTAACCCCGGAAGGGGAGAAACTGGCGCAGGAGAGCCGTGAACGCCATCAGATTGTCGAAAACTTCCTGCTGGTGCTGGGCGTCAGTGCGGAAATCGCCCGTCGCGATGCGGAAGGGATGGAGCACCACGTGAGCCAGGAGACGCTGGACGCGTTCCGCGCGTTTACGCAGCAGCACGGAACGTTATCTGAATGA
- the mntS gene encoding manganase accumulation protein MntS, which produces MNEFKRCMRVFSHSPFKVRLMLLSMLCDMINSKPEQDKPAEK; this is translated from the coding sequence ATGAATGAGTTCAAGAGGTGTATGCGCGTGTTCAGTCACTCTCCCTTTAAAGTCAGGTTAATGCTGCTCTCGATGCTGTGCGATATGATCAACAGCAAACCCGAGCAGGATAAACCGGCAGAAAAATAA